A stretch of Lathyrus oleraceus cultivar Zhongwan6 chromosome 6, CAAS_Psat_ZW6_1.0, whole genome shotgun sequence DNA encodes these proteins:
- the LOC127093150 gene encoding B3 domain-containing transcription factor VRN1 isoform X1, with protein sequence MSFQHRPDFYRIIMHDKQLRLPKSYVKKYWNGTPNPIFLRLPNGVQQKIFWVERDGGICFDKNWEDFAKFLKVGYFLIFKYICGSYFKVKIFNLSCLEINYSSIRCVDEVGERKEEIKEIIELSDESEEHAQTESGKNGKRKRKVTTQPKNLSRPSPYFEVTLKQSYAEGSMLRIPIAFSREYFTGFEEKAILKVGKDIAMEVLIKFSQGFTMKSGWNKFTQKYNLQVGDACKFVMTQSQPLSFSVTITRVRKKTNPMMIEFQREKALEELLEEGQKYMFPKNVPNEFMTGYENFVELKMKGKS encoded by the exons ATGTCATTTCAACATCGTCCAGATTTTTATAGAATAATAATGCATGATAAACAACTT AGACTTCCCAAATCATATGTCAAAAAATATTGGAATGGAACTCCAAATCCAATATTTCTTAGACTTCCAAATGGTGTTCAACAAAAAATATTTTGGGTAGAGCGTGACGGTGGTATTTGTTTTGATAAAAATTGGGAAGATTTTGCTAAGTTTTTAAAAGTTGGATATTTCttaatttttaaatatatatGTGGATCATATTTCAAAGTTAAGATATTTAATCTAAGTTGTTTAGAAATAAACTATTCTAGCATAAGGTGTGTAGATGAAGTTGGTGAAAGAAAAGAGGAAATTAAGGAAATTATTGAGTTGAGTGATGAGAGTGAAGAACATGCACAAACTGAAAGTGGAAAAAATggcaaaagaaaaagaaaagttaCTACCCAACCAAAAAATTTAA GTAGGCCTAGTCCATATTTTGAAGTTACATTGAAACAATCTTATGCTGAAGGCTCTATGTTG AGGATACCAATAGCATTTTCGAGAGAATATTTTACTGGATTTGAAGAGAAAGCAATATTAAAAGTTGGGAAGGACATTGCCATGGAAGTGCTCATCAAATTCAGTCAAGGATTTACAATGAAAAGTGGTTGGAATAAATTTACACAAAAATACAATTTACAAGTGGGTGATGCTTGTAAATTTGTGATGACTCAATCTCAACCACTTTCATTTTCCGTCACTATTACTCGAGTGAGAAAGAAAACAAATCCTA TGATGATAGAATTCCAAAGAGAAAAAGCATTAGAGGAACTTCTAGAGGAAGGCCAAAAATACATGTTTCCAAAG AATGTTCCAAATGAGTTTATGACTGGATATGAGAATTTTGTGGAGCTGAAAATGAAGGGAAAATCATGA
- the LOC127093150 gene encoding B3 domain-containing transcription factor VRN1 isoform X2 codes for MSFQHRPDFYRIIMHDKQLRLPKSYVKKYWNGTPNPIFLRLPNGVQQKIFWVERDGGICFDKNWEDFAKFLKVGYFLIFKYICGSYFKVKIFNLSCLEINYSSIRCVDEVGERKEEIKEIIELSDESEEHAQTESGKNGKRKRKVTTQPKNLSRPSPYFEVTLKQSYAEGSMLRIPIAFSREYFTGFEEKAILKVGKDIAMEVLIKFSQGFTMKSGWNKFTQKYNLQVGDACKFVMTQSQPLSFSVTITRVRKKTNPMVSSSDDRIPKRKSIRGTSRGRPKIHVSKECSK; via the exons ATGTCATTTCAACATCGTCCAGATTTTTATAGAATAATAATGCATGATAAACAACTT AGACTTCCCAAATCATATGTCAAAAAATATTGGAATGGAACTCCAAATCCAATATTTCTTAGACTTCCAAATGGTGTTCAACAAAAAATATTTTGGGTAGAGCGTGACGGTGGTATTTGTTTTGATAAAAATTGGGAAGATTTTGCTAAGTTTTTAAAAGTTGGATATTTCttaatttttaaatatatatGTGGATCATATTTCAAAGTTAAGATATTTAATCTAAGTTGTTTAGAAATAAACTATTCTAGCATAAGGTGTGTAGATGAAGTTGGTGAAAGAAAAGAGGAAATTAAGGAAATTATTGAGTTGAGTGATGAGAGTGAAGAACATGCACAAACTGAAAGTGGAAAAAATggcaaaagaaaaagaaaagttaCTACCCAACCAAAAAATTTAA GTAGGCCTAGTCCATATTTTGAAGTTACATTGAAACAATCTTATGCTGAAGGCTCTATGTTG AGGATACCAATAGCATTTTCGAGAGAATATTTTACTGGATTTGAAGAGAAAGCAATATTAAAAGTTGGGAAGGACATTGCCATGGAAGTGCTCATCAAATTCAGTCAAGGATTTACAATGAAAAGTGGTTGGAATAAATTTACACAAAAATACAATTTACAAGTGGGTGATGCTTGTAAATTTGTGATGACTCAATCTCAACCACTTTCATTTTCCGTCACTATTACTCGAGTGAGAAAGAAAACAAATCCTA TGGTGTCTTCTAGTGATGATAGAATTCCAAAGAGAAAAAGCATTAGAGGAACTTCTAGAGGAAGGCCAAAAATACATGTTTCCAAAG AATGTTCCAAATGA